Proteins from one Phyllobacterium zundukense genomic window:
- the pal gene encoding peptidoglycan-associated lipoprotein Pal, whose protein sequence is MRRFEMIARSPVFVALFLSLAIAGCASKKNMPNSAGDLGLAGSAKPGSTQDFTVNVGDRIFFDVDSSVIRADAQQTLAKQAQWLQRYPNYAITVEGHADERGTREYNLALGQRRAAATRNYLASQGVPAARIKTLSYGNERPVAVCDSESCWSQNRRAITVLGGAGS, encoded by the coding sequence ATGCGCCGCTTCGAAATGATCGCCCGCAGTCCAGTTTTCGTTGCACTCTTCCTATCTCTCGCCATTGCGGGTTGTGCTTCGAAGAAAAATATGCCCAACAGTGCCGGTGATCTCGGTCTTGCCGGCAGCGCAAAACCTGGTTCCACTCAAGATTTCACAGTCAACGTTGGCGATCGTATCTTCTTCGACGTTGACTCTTCCGTCATTCGCGCTGATGCACAGCAGACTTTGGCCAAGCAGGCACAGTGGCTCCAGCGCTATCCAAACTATGCGATCACGGTCGAAGGTCATGCGGACGAACGCGGCACGCGTGAATACAATCTGGCCCTTGGCCAACGGCGTGCAGCTGCGACGCGCAACTACCTCGCATCGCAGGGTGTTCCTGCAGCACGTATCAAGACACTTTCCTACGGTAACGAGCGTCCGGTCGCCGTTTGCGACAGCGAATCGTGCTGGTCGCAGAATCGTCGCGCCATCACAGTTCTTGGCGGCGCTGGCAGCTAA
- the ybgF gene encoding tol-pal system protein YbgF — MNKRLKRMALAMTVLPFLAAGVGHASSIEDSFPLPAPKPAIMMSDAPVLMAQAGDPRVSQLEEQIRQLTGKIEELNFQILQMQEQMRKVQEDNEFRFQELEKGKRSDAGGKSDRSVASVAPSRKTGEASTDASTNSTAPTINSLPDATDSAAIDPQTDAAGSPQLGEPPRPLGQIEFDANGNVIGGSRNDTLAGPSSDNTNFAALPDTDDPKVLYSQAYQLFLSGDYKSAEAAFRSHVDRFPKDPADPDARYWLGESLYSQGRFQEAASVFLDNHKQFPDAKKSPENLLKLGMTLAKMQDHEVACATFASVNSRYPNISAAIKERVKNERAANKC, encoded by the coding sequence ATGAACAAACGACTGAAAAGAATGGCGCTGGCTATGACGGTGCTGCCATTTCTGGCGGCCGGCGTGGGCCATGCTTCCAGCATTGAGGATAGTTTTCCCCTCCCAGCGCCAAAGCCAGCCATTATGATGAGCGATGCGCCCGTCCTGATGGCACAGGCAGGGGATCCGCGTGTGAGCCAGCTGGAGGAACAGATCAGACAGCTTACCGGCAAGATCGAGGAACTGAACTTCCAGATTCTTCAAATGCAGGAGCAGATGCGGAAGGTACAGGAAGACAATGAATTCCGGTTCCAGGAACTGGAAAAGGGCAAGCGCTCGGATGCAGGCGGCAAAAGCGACCGCAGTGTCGCCTCTGTAGCGCCCTCGCGGAAAACCGGGGAGGCATCGACGGATGCCTCCACCAACTCAACGGCGCCCACAATAAACTCGTTGCCCGACGCCACTGATTCCGCTGCCATTGACCCACAAACCGATGCTGCCGGCTCACCACAGCTTGGCGAGCCACCGCGTCCACTTGGACAAATCGAGTTTGATGCCAATGGCAACGTAATTGGTGGTTCCAGAAACGATACGCTGGCTGGTCCGTCTTCAGACAACACCAATTTTGCAGCGCTACCGGACACCGATGATCCGAAGGTGCTTTACAGCCAAGCCTATCAGTTGTTCCTGTCTGGCGACTACAAAAGCGCCGAGGCCGCGTTTCGCAGCCACGTGGATCGTTTCCCGAAAGATCCGGCGGATCCTGATGCGCGATATTGGCTTGGTGAATCGCTTTACAGCCAAGGGCGTTTCCAGGAGGCCGCCTCAGTCTTTCTCGATAATCACAAGCAATTTCCTGACGCCAAGAAAAGCCCCGAAAATCTTCTGAAGCTCGGCATGACACTGGCAAAAATGCAGGACCACGAGGTTGCCTGTGCAACGTTTGCCTCGGTCAATTCCCGTTACCCAAATATTTCTGCAGCGATCAAAGAGCGCGTGAAGAATGAACGTGCCGCCAACAAATGCTGA
- the tilS gene encoding tRNA lysidine(34) synthetase TilS: MNVPPTNADQDIDPASVFDVIDFKERRSVIVAVSGGSDSLALLHLLISYRAAQCTFPEIIAVTIDHELRPESVDEAHFVAGLCRSAGITHRILNWDGPKPHTGLSAKARDVRYELLCRAARDAGTDMILAGHTLDDQIETFVMRSARTGEGGSERGLAGMALATLLDREVWLLRPLLDVSREKLRDYLRARGIAWRDDPSNDNPKYERVRIRNRLRLVDSREMVCEIVEKASKRRVVNDKVAQFLPDCVTIYHGIRAEVSREGLALQEQDVQQLVVAIVMATMGGQSFLPPVENCDRALEHIHSKRSSGRITMNRCVIQIRKDNVLIYREMRSLANIAIEPDGTAIWDGRYRIGNHTNRLIRISATGVLGLKFLGDTHPANFHRPSILSSPAAFLDGDIVDVPAFGNHVKLAEGISVTRHLALFDHILSGYDEILAQSVAETFQLQGYKRSPVNQINKN; this comes from the coding sequence ATGAACGTGCCGCCAACAAATGCTGACCAGGATATTGATCCTGCCAGCGTTTTCGATGTGATTGATTTCAAGGAGCGGCGATCTGTCATAGTTGCTGTGTCGGGTGGCAGTGACTCGCTGGCTTTGTTGCACCTTCTGATCAGCTATCGCGCAGCACAATGCACCTTTCCAGAAATTATTGCCGTTACGATCGACCATGAGCTTCGACCTGAATCTGTCGATGAAGCGCATTTTGTCGCAGGTCTCTGCAGATCAGCTGGAATTACGCATCGGATCTTGAACTGGGATGGACCCAAACCGCATACGGGCCTGTCAGCCAAGGCACGCGATGTCCGCTATGAACTCCTGTGTCGCGCAGCGCGCGATGCCGGTACTGACATGATTCTTGCGGGTCATACGCTTGACGATCAGATCGAGACCTTTGTCATGCGCTCCGCACGAACGGGTGAGGGAGGGAGCGAACGGGGCTTGGCCGGTATGGCATTGGCGACCTTACTTGATCGCGAGGTCTGGCTCCTGCGACCTTTACTCGACGTCTCACGGGAAAAGTTACGCGACTATCTCCGCGCCAGAGGGATTGCCTGGCGCGACGACCCTTCCAATGACAATCCAAAATACGAGCGCGTTCGAATTCGCAATAGGCTGCGGCTCGTGGATTCCCGGGAAATGGTCTGCGAGATCGTTGAAAAAGCAAGCAAAAGACGCGTGGTGAACGATAAGGTTGCGCAGTTTCTACCGGATTGTGTGACTATTTACCATGGAATCCGCGCTGAAGTCAGTCGCGAAGGCTTGGCCTTGCAAGAGCAGGATGTCCAGCAACTTGTCGTGGCCATAGTGATGGCAACGATGGGTGGGCAATCATTTCTCCCACCAGTAGAAAATTGCGACAGGGCCCTGGAGCATATTCATTCGAAACGTTCGTCCGGACGCATCACAATGAACCGTTGTGTTATTCAAATCAGGAAAGACAATGTGCTTATCTACCGGGAAATGCGCTCTTTGGCGAACATCGCTATTGAACCAGACGGCACTGCCATCTGGGATGGTCGCTACCGGATCGGCAATCATACCAACAGATTAATCAGGATCAGCGCAACCGGCGTGTTGGGGCTGAAGTTCCTGGGTGATACCCATCCAGCCAATTTTCACCGGCCATCGATTTTGTCGAGCCCTGCTGCGTTTCTCGATGGTGACATTGTCGATGTTCCGGCTTTCGGCAATCACGTGAAATTGGCTGAAGGAATTTCTGTGACACGGCACCTTGCCCTGTTCGACCATATTCTTTCTGGCTATGATGAAATCCTTGCTCAATCCGTTGCAGAAACCTTTCAACTACAGGGGTACAAGCGTTCTCCGGTAAACCAGATTAATAAGAATTGA
- the ftsH gene encoding ATP-dependent zinc metalloprotease FtsH — MNPNYRNFALWAIIALLLIALFNLFQSPSSRSASSDVPYSQFINDVNSGRVKSVTIAGNRITGTYSDNGASFQTYSPGDAGLVGRLESKSVQIAARPESDGSTSLVGMLISWLPMILILGVWIFFMRQMQGGSRGAMGFGKSKAKLLTEAHGRVTFQDVAGVDEAKEDLEEIVEFLRDAQKFQRLGGRIPRGVLLVGPPGTGKTLLARAIAGEANVPFFTISGSDFVEMFVGVGASRVRDMFEQAKKNAPCIIFIDEIDAVGRHRGAGLGGGNDEREQTLNQLLVEMDGFEANEGVILIAATNRPDVLDPALLRPGRFDRQVVVPNPDVTGREKILKVHARNVPLAPNVDLKVLARGTPGFSGADLMNLVNEAALMAARRNKRLVTMLEFEDAKDKIMMGAERRSTAMTQAEKELTAYHEAGHAIVALNVEVADPLHKATIIPRGRALGMVMQLPEGDRYSMSYKWMISRLAIMMGGRIAEELKFGKENITSGASSDIEQATKLARAMVTRWGFSDKLGQVAYGENQEEVFLGHSVARTQNVSEETAQLIDAEVRKLIDDAYTHARTILTKKKKEWIAIAEGLLEYETLTGEEIKALMAGNKPARDLGDDTPPSRGSAVPKAGAKKPRKGDEPDKGLEPQPTS; from the coding sequence ATGAATCCTAACTACAGGAACTTCGCGCTGTGGGCGATTATCGCCTTGCTTCTAATTGCGTTGTTCAACCTTTTCCAAAGTCCAAGCTCTCGTTCGGCGTCGAGCGATGTACCTTATTCGCAGTTCATCAATGACGTGAACAGCGGCCGAGTAAAATCGGTGACGATCGCGGGCAACCGTATCACCGGTACCTATTCCGACAATGGCGCAAGCTTCCAGACCTATTCACCGGGGGATGCTGGTCTTGTCGGTCGCCTCGAAAGCAAGAGTGTTCAGATTGCCGCGCGGCCTGAATCCGATGGTTCGACATCGCTCGTTGGCATGCTGATTTCCTGGCTGCCGATGATCCTCATTCTCGGTGTGTGGATATTCTTCATGCGTCAGATGCAAGGGGGTTCACGCGGCGCCATGGGCTTTGGCAAGTCCAAAGCCAAGCTTCTCACCGAGGCGCATGGACGTGTGACGTTCCAGGACGTCGCTGGCGTTGATGAAGCCAAGGAAGATCTTGAGGAAATCGTCGAGTTCCTGCGCGATGCACAGAAATTCCAGCGGCTCGGCGGACGTATCCCACGCGGAGTGCTGTTGGTTGGCCCTCCCGGTACCGGTAAGACATTGCTCGCGCGCGCAATTGCTGGCGAAGCAAATGTGCCTTTTTTCACCATCTCCGGTTCAGACTTCGTTGAAATGTTCGTCGGCGTCGGCGCGTCGCGTGTTCGCGACATGTTCGAACAGGCGAAGAAGAATGCGCCATGCATCATCTTCATCGATGAAATCGACGCGGTTGGCCGTCATCGTGGCGCTGGCCTAGGCGGCGGTAATGACGAACGCGAACAGACCCTCAACCAGTTGCTGGTTGAGATGGATGGTTTTGAAGCCAACGAGGGCGTTATCCTTATTGCTGCAACCAACCGCCCGGACGTGCTTGATCCGGCGCTATTGCGTCCGGGCCGCTTCGACCGTCAGGTCGTCGTGCCAAACCCGGATGTTACGGGTCGCGAAAAAATCCTAAAGGTGCATGCACGCAATGTGCCCTTGGCACCGAATGTCGATCTGAAGGTGCTAGCTCGTGGTACCCCGGGCTTCTCCGGCGCCGACCTTATGAATCTCGTCAACGAGGCTGCCTTGATGGCGGCGCGCCGAAACAAGCGCCTTGTCACGATGCTTGAATTCGAAGACGCCAAAGACAAGATCATGATGGGTGCAGAGCGTCGCTCGACCGCCATGACCCAGGCGGAAAAGGAACTTACCGCCTATCATGAAGCGGGCCACGCCATTGTCGCCCTAAACGTCGAGGTGGCCGATCCCTTGCACAAGGCGACGATCATCCCGCGCGGCCGTGCCCTCGGCATGGTCATGCAATTGCCTGAAGGTGATCGCTACTCGATGAGCTACAAGTGGATGATTTCCCGGCTGGCCATCATGATGGGTGGCCGCATTGCCGAAGAGCTGAAGTTCGGTAAGGAAAACATCACATCGGGTGCTTCCTCCGATATCGAGCAGGCAACCAAGCTCGCACGCGCCATGGTTACGCGATGGGGCTTCTCGGACAAGCTCGGCCAAGTCGCCTATGGCGAGAATCAGGAGGAAGTCTTCCTCGGGCACTCCGTTGCACGCACGCAGAACGTTTCGGAAGAGACGGCACAATTGATCGATGCAGAAGTGCGCAAACTGATCGACGATGCCTATACCCATGCCCGTACGATCCTGACCAAGAAGAAGAAGGAATGGATCGCCATCGCGGAAGGGCTGCTTGAATACGAGACGCTTACTGGCGAAGAGATCAAAGCGTTGATGGCTGGTAACAAGCCTGCTCGTGATCTCGGCGATGATACTCCGCCGTCACGCGGTTCGGCTGTCCCTAAGGCTGGTGCCAAGAAACCACGCAAGGGGGATGAACCGGACAAGGGTTTGGAGCCTCAGCCAACGTCCTGA
- the glmM gene encoding phosphoglucosamine mutase has translation MVRKYFGTDGIRGQANAYPMTPDIAMKVGMAVGLAFKRGQHRNRVVIGKDTRLSGYMIETALVAGFTSTGMDVFLLGPIPTPAVAMLCRSLRADIGVMISASHNPYHDNGIKLFGPDGFKLSDEIELEIERLMEENLTDRLSSFDALGRAKRVDGDIYRYIEFAKRTMPKNISLAGLRIVVDCANGAAYKVAPAALWELGADVVTINNEPNGTNINEDCGSTHPLGLIKKVHEVRADIGIALDGDADRVLIVDENGAIIDGDQLMAVIAQSWQESNRLVGGGVVATIMSNLGFERFLVDRGLTLARTQVGDRYVVEHMRSHGFNIGGEQSGHIVLSDFSTTGDGLVSALQILAVVQEQNRPVSEVCRKFDPVPQLLKNVRTTGTKPLENKKVKSAIDEARDRLGNAGRLVIRPSGTEPLIRVMAEGDDRKLVETVVNDIISVISSAA, from the coding sequence ATGGTTCGCAAATATTTTGGGACAGATGGTATTCGCGGGCAGGCAAACGCCTATCCGATGACGCCAGATATCGCAATGAAGGTGGGTATGGCTGTCGGCCTTGCATTCAAGCGCGGCCAACATCGCAATCGCGTCGTGATCGGAAAGGATACACGGCTTTCGGGTTATATGATCGAGACGGCGCTTGTGGCCGGGTTTACCTCGACAGGTATGGACGTGTTTCTCCTCGGCCCGATTCCGACGCCGGCTGTCGCCATGCTCTGCAGGTCGTTGCGCGCGGACATTGGCGTGATGATTTCAGCGTCGCACAATCCTTACCACGATAATGGTATCAAGCTGTTTGGCCCGGATGGTTTCAAACTCTCCGACGAGATCGAGCTCGAAATTGAACGATTGATGGAAGAGAATTTGACAGATCGGCTGTCCAGTTTCGATGCACTTGGCCGGGCCAAGCGTGTTGACGGCGATATCTATCGCTATATTGAATTTGCTAAGCGGACGATGCCAAAGAACATCTCGCTGGCGGGTTTGCGGATTGTCGTCGATTGCGCCAACGGAGCGGCATACAAGGTTGCACCCGCAGCATTGTGGGAGCTGGGCGCAGACGTCGTTACGATCAACAACGAGCCCAATGGCACGAACATCAACGAGGATTGCGGCTCAACTCATCCGTTAGGCTTGATCAAGAAAGTGCATGAAGTCAGAGCCGATATCGGCATTGCCCTTGATGGCGATGCCGACCGCGTGCTGATAGTCGATGAGAATGGTGCCATCATCGATGGGGACCAGCTCATGGCCGTCATCGCCCAATCCTGGCAAGAGTCAAACCGCCTGGTCGGTGGCGGCGTGGTTGCGACAATCATGTCCAATCTCGGCTTTGAGCGCTTCCTGGTCGATCGTGGTTTGACGCTGGCACGCACGCAGGTAGGTGATCGATATGTAGTTGAGCACATGCGCAGTCATGGTTTCAATATTGGCGGCGAACAGTCCGGCCATATCGTGTTGTCAGATTTTTCCACAACTGGCGATGGCCTAGTATCGGCCCTACAGATTCTTGCGGTGGTCCAAGAACAGAACAGGCCGGTGAGCGAGGTCTGCCGTAAATTCGATCCCGTGCCGCAATTGTTGAAAAACGTTCGTACAACTGGCACGAAGCCGCTGGAGAACAAGAAGGTAAAGAGCGCCATCGATGAGGCTCGTGATCGTCTGGGCAATGCCGGTCGTCTTGTAATTCGGCCGTCCGGAACGGAACCTTTAATACGCGTCATGGCAGAAGGCGATGACCGCAAACTTGTCGAGACCGTCGTCAACGATATCATTTCGGTGATTTCTTCGGCTGCATAG
- a CDS encoding outer membrane protein yields the protein MSTFTKHAAMSAALLCLGAVPAYSADIQDPQVVEVQQFGGWYLRGDIGMSNQQFDGLDYVGFADPAVHGWHDEGDFDAGITGQIGVGYQFNDWLRADVTGQYRGKTEFSALDFYDTDGIPDNGDEATNEYHAKKSEWLFLANAYTDLGTYAGLTPYVGAGIGASRNTISNFTDNNAITGGGGFAGSDSQWEFAWALHAGVGIKATDRMTIDLGYSYLDLGDGQTANASNFIPSQTRPNPEPFKFKDITSHDFKVGVRYAF from the coding sequence ATGAGCACTTTCACTAAACATGCTGCCATGAGCGCAGCACTTCTGTGCCTGGGTGCTGTCCCGGCATATTCGGCCGACATACAGGATCCGCAGGTAGTGGAAGTCCAACAGTTCGGCGGATGGTACTTGCGCGGCGACATCGGCATGAGCAACCAGCAATTCGACGGGCTGGATTATGTAGGCTTCGCGGATCCTGCTGTTCACGGCTGGCACGATGAGGGAGATTTCGACGCCGGCATAACCGGTCAGATAGGTGTCGGATATCAGTTCAACGATTGGCTACGTGCGGATGTCACTGGCCAGTATCGTGGTAAGACCGAGTTTAGCGCCTTGGACTTTTATGACACGGACGGCATTCCGGACAATGGCGATGAGGCAACGAACGAATATCACGCGAAGAAGTCAGAATGGTTGTTTTTGGCCAACGCCTATACCGATCTTGGTACTTACGCCGGCCTCACACCTTACGTAGGTGCAGGTATCGGTGCATCGCGAAACACAATTTCGAATTTTACCGATAACAATGCAATCACGGGCGGCGGTGGCTTTGCCGGTTCCGACTCCCAGTGGGAATTTGCATGGGCACTGCACGCCGGTGTGGGCATCAAGGCGACTGATCGCATGACCATCGATCTCGGTTACAGCTACCTGGATCTTGGAGACGGTCAGACAGCTAATGCATCCAACTTCATCCCCTCGCAAACGCGGCCCAACCCGGAACCGTTCAAATTCAAAGACATTACGTCGCATGACTTCAAGGTTGGTGTGCGCTACGCGTTCTGA
- a CDS encoding phosphoserine transaminase, producing MTTLSKPAQRPANPNFSSGPCAKRPGWSLDALSDAPLGRSHRAKVGKTKLKQAIDLTREILQVPADYRIGIVPASDTGAVEMALWSLLGERGVDMVAWESFGSGWVTDVIKQLKLGDARTIEAGYGELPDLSKVDFDRDVVFTWNGTTSGVRVPNGDFIPADRKGLTICDATSAAFAQRLDFDKLDVVTFSWQKVLGGEGAHGMLILSPRAVERLLSYKPAWPLPKIFRLTSGGKLIEGIFAGETINTPSMLCVEDYLDALAWAKSIGGLDGLVGRADRNSAVLDAFVERTPWIANLARVSATRSNTSVCLTIVDPDIIALDAEAQANFAKNLVAVLEKEGVAYDIGAYRDAPSGLRIWAGATVEAADLEALTLWLDWAFQSQKAALKQAA from the coding sequence ATGACGACGCTATCAAAGCCGGCGCAGCGCCCGGCTAATCCTAATTTTTCATCAGGTCCCTGTGCAAAACGTCCCGGATGGTCGCTCGACGCGCTTTCCGATGCGCCGCTCGGCCGCTCGCATCGCGCCAAGGTTGGTAAGACCAAGCTCAAGCAGGCGATAGATCTTACCCGTGAAATTCTACAGGTCCCGGCGGACTACCGCATCGGAATTGTACCGGCTTCGGACACTGGCGCTGTCGAAATGGCACTCTGGTCGCTGCTTGGCGAGCGCGGCGTCGATATGGTCGCGTGGGAGAGCTTCGGCTCCGGCTGGGTAACGGATGTTATCAAGCAGCTTAAACTTGGCGACGCCCGCACCATTGAAGCAGGATATGGCGAGCTACCGGACCTTTCCAAGGTCGATTTCGACCGGGACGTCGTCTTCACATGGAACGGCACGACTTCCGGCGTCCGGGTACCGAATGGCGATTTCATTCCCGCTGACCGCAAAGGGCTTACCATCTGCGATGCGACGTCGGCGGCCTTTGCGCAGCGACTGGATTTTGACAAGCTCGACGTTGTAACGTTCTCCTGGCAGAAAGTGCTTGGCGGCGAAGGCGCGCATGGCATGTTGATCCTCAGTCCCCGCGCGGTTGAACGGCTGCTCAGTTATAAGCCCGCGTGGCCTTTGCCCAAGATCTTCCGGCTCACCTCGGGCGGCAAGCTGATCGAAGGCATCTTCGCTGGCGAGACAATCAATACGCCCTCGATGCTATGCGTTGAAGATTACCTTGATGCATTGGCCTGGGCGAAGTCCATCGGGGGGCTTGATGGACTAGTTGGCCGTGCAGACCGAAATTCTGCTGTTCTAGATGCTTTTGTCGAGCGGACGCCATGGATTGCCAATCTCGCGAGAGTTTCGGCAACGCGATCCAACACCTCTGTCTGCCTGACGATCGTCGACCCGGATATTATCGCTCTTGATGCAGAAGCCCAGGCAAATTTCGCCAAGAACCTTGTGGCGGTGCTGGAGAAAGAGGGCGTCGCCTATGACATCGGCGCCTATCGCGATGCGCCGTCGGGCCTACGCATTTGGGCGGGTGCCACTGTCGAGGCGGCTGACCTTGAAGCTTTGACGCTTTGGCTCGACTGGGCTTTCCAGTCGCAAAAAGCCGCTCTGAAACAGGCAGCCTGA
- the serA gene encoding phosphoglycerate dehydrogenase, whose amino-acid sequence MAPRVLVSDKLSPTAVQIFKDRGVEVDYLPDLGPDKEKLLEVIGQYDGLAIRSATKVTEKLIAAAKNLKVVGRAGIGVDNVDIPAASRRGIIVMNTPFGNSITTAEHAVALMFAVARELPEADASTRAGKWEKNRFMGIEITGKTLGIVGCGNIGSIVAARGVGLKMHVVAFDPFLSEGRAEELGVEKVELDELLARADFITLHTPMTDKTRGIINAENIAKMKDGVRIINCARGGLIVEKDLIAALKSGKVAGAGIDVFEVEPATENELFHLPNVVCTPHLGASTSEAQENVALQVAEQMSDYLIKGAVSNAINMPSITAEEAPRLRPFVKLAEVLGAFVGQVTEDPIQEVEVLFDGSTAAMNTRALVSAALAGLIRPQVADVNMVSAPVMVKERGIVLSEVRRDKSGVFDGYIKLTVKTASLTRSIAGTCFSDGKPRFIQIKGINLDAEVGQHMLYTTNNDTPGMIGLLGTICGNNNVNIANFSLGRDNPGGNAIAMLYLDERIPDHVLEELRVNKAIVSAKPLEFDIG is encoded by the coding sequence ATGGCACCACGTGTACTCGTATCCGATAAACTCTCCCCTACGGCGGTCCAGATATTCAAGGACCGCGGTGTCGAAGTCGACTATCTTCCAGACCTCGGCCCGGATAAGGAAAAACTGCTCGAAGTGATCGGCCAGTATGATGGTCTTGCTATCCGCTCTGCGACCAAGGTCACGGAGAAGTTGATTGCTGCCGCAAAGAATCTGAAGGTTGTCGGGCGGGCAGGCATTGGTGTTGACAATGTCGATATTCCAGCCGCCTCACGGCGCGGCATTATCGTGATGAACACACCATTCGGTAACTCTATAACGACGGCCGAGCATGCCGTTGCCTTGATGTTTGCAGTCGCGCGCGAATTGCCCGAGGCCGATGCTTCCACGCGCGCAGGCAAATGGGAAAAGAACCGCTTTATGGGTATCGAGATCACGGGCAAGACGCTTGGGATCGTCGGTTGTGGTAATATCGGGTCCATCGTCGCCGCACGTGGTGTCGGCCTCAAAATGCATGTGGTTGCCTTCGATCCCTTCCTTTCGGAAGGCCGTGCTGAAGAGCTGGGCGTTGAGAAAGTCGAACTAGATGAGCTGCTGGCGCGCGCCGATTTCATAACCCTGCATACGCCGATGACCGACAAGACACGCGGCATCATCAATGCAGAGAATATCGCAAAGATGAAGGATGGCGTGCGTATCATCAATTGCGCCCGCGGCGGCCTGATCGTCGAGAAGGACCTCATTGCCGCACTGAAGTCCGGCAAGGTGGCCGGCGCTGGCATTGATGTATTCGAGGTGGAACCTGCTACCGAGAACGAATTGTTCCATCTTCCCAACGTTGTCTGCACGCCGCATCTTGGTGCTTCTACCAGCGAGGCACAGGAAAATGTCGCGCTGCAGGTGGCCGAACAGATGTCGGACTATTTGATAAAGGGTGCTGTCTCGAACGCGATCAATATGCCATCCATTACTGCAGAAGAAGCGCCGCGATTGAGGCCATTCGTCAAGCTAGCAGAGGTGCTCGGAGCGTTTGTTGGCCAGGTCACTGAAGATCCCATCCAGGAAGTGGAGGTTCTGTTCGATGGCTCCACGGCTGCAATGAATACGCGCGCGCTGGTAAGCGCTGCTCTGGCCGGCCTTATCCGCCCTCAGGTGGCCGATGTGAACATGGTCTCGGCGCCGGTCATGGTGAAGGAGCGTGGTATCGTGCTTTCCGAGGTAAGGCGTGATAAATCCGGCGTATTCGATGGTTATATAAAGCTCACCGTGAAGACTGCATCGTTGACGCGGTCAATTGCCGGCACCTGTTTCTCGGATGGCAAGCCACGTTTCATCCAGATCAAGGGTATCAATCTCGATGCCGAAGTCGGTCAGCATATGCTCTACACAACCAATAATGATACGCCGGGAATGATTGGCTTGCTCGGTACTATCTGCGGCAACAACAATGTCAATATCGCGAACTTCTCGCTTGGTCGTGACAATCCCGGTGGAAACGCAATTGCAATGCTCTATCTTGACGAACGGATTCCGGACCATGTTCTGGAGGAATTGCGCGTTAACAAGGCGATCGTTTCCGCAAAACCGTTGGAATTCGACATCGGATGA
- a CDS encoding GNAT family N-acetyltransferase encodes MEAIDLASVSTVAAEVHPDFPEDDAVFSNRFSLHGQGAYVFENGATTLGYAITHPWKSFDIPPLNTVLVALPEWSDNYYIHDIALVNAARGSGAASEIVQTVIDHARQLGCQTISLVAVNGSSIFWHRHGFETVDRPELVEKLATYSDDACFMLLQLR; translated from the coding sequence ATGGAAGCAATCGATCTTGCTTCTGTCAGCACGGTTGCGGCTGAGGTTCATCCCGATTTTCCGGAAGATGACGCGGTTTTTTCCAATCGTTTTTCGTTGCACGGGCAAGGTGCATATGTTTTTGAGAATGGGGCAACCACGCTTGGTTACGCGATCACTCACCCGTGGAAAAGCTTTGACATTCCGCCTCTGAATACTGTGCTCGTCGCTTTGCCGGAGTGGTCAGACAATTACTATATCCATGACATAGCGTTGGTGAATGCGGCGCGCGGCAGTGGCGCTGCAAGTGAAATTGTGCAAACGGTGATCGACCACGCCAGACAGCTCGGCTGCCAAACGATCTCGCTCGTTGCAGTCAATGGATCATCGATTTTCTGGCATAGACACGGATTTGAGACTGTTGATCGACCGGAACTAGTTGAAAAGCTTGCAACCTATTCTGATGACGCCTGTTTCATGCTGCTCCAGCTTCGCTAG